In Castanea sativa cultivar Marrone di Chiusa Pesio chromosome 6, ASM4071231v1, a single window of DNA contains:
- the LOC142639949 gene encoding uncharacterized protein LOC142639949 gives MADGWTDTRHRSLINFLVYCPRGMVFVKLVDASEIVKSSRNLFKVFDEIVTWVSPKNIVHMVTDNASNYVSVGLKNMLPKLRVLISNHVALVAWLRNRPSCTQIVRSRATRFATTFLAFGSIHVHKYDLQALVTSKFFVDNKLARELKAKEVVSIILDNSFWNDINAIVKISTPLICLLRIVDSDQMPAIGYVYKDLHAAAYWLNPAFQYDEENFCRKPAINMAVLDYIGKKYYGDQEKWKLWAADAPNLQKLAIRIFSQTSTSSGCFTTKKFNFDPIDYASIDKTNFWVFVEEEDPYLNYEELKNAIYEEGAYPASAEPSSNTKDDSSEVEGVDL, from the exons ATGGCTGATGGTTGGACAGATACTAGACATAGGTCATTGATCAATTTCCTTGTTTATTGTCCTAGGGGAATGGTATTTGTAAAATTAGTTGATGCCTCAGAGATTGTGAAGAGTTCCAGAAACTTGTTTAAAGTGTTTGATGAAATAGTTACATGGGTTAGTCCAAAAAACATAGTTCACATGGTTACTGATAATGCTTCCAATTATGTATCTGTTG GCTTAAAGAACATGCTTCCAAAATTGCGGGTTTTAATTTCTAATCATGTGGCTTTGGTTGCTTGGTTAAGGAATAGACCTAGTTGTACACAAATTGTACGTTCGAGAGCAACAAGATTTGCTACTACTTTCCTTGCATTTGGAAGCATTCATGTGCATAAGTATGACTTGCAAGCCTTAGTGACTAGCAAGTTCTTTGTGGACAATAAATTGGCAAGAGAGTTAAAGGCAAAAGAAGTAGTTTCTATCATTTTGGATAATTCTTTTTGGAATGATATTAATGCTATTGTCAAGATTTCAACGCCACTCATTTGTTTGTTACGGATTGTTGATTCTGATCAAATGCCTGCAATAGGATATGTGTATAAGG ATCTTCATGCTGCTGCATATTGGTTAAATCCCGCTTTTCAATATGATGAGGAGAATTTTTGTCGAAAACCAGCTATAAATATGGCTGTTTTGGACTACATTGGGAAAAAATATTATGGTGACCAAGAAAAG TGGAAGTTGTGGGCGGCTGATGCTCCAAACTTGCAAAAATTGGCAATTAGAATCTTTAGCCAAACTTCCACCTCTTCTGGAT GTTTTACaacaaaaaagtttaattttgacCCCATTGATTATGCAAGTATCGACAAAACtaatttttgggtatttgtggAAGAGGAAGACCCATATCTTAATTATGAAGAGTTGAAGAATGCAATTTATGAAGAGGGTGCGTATCCAGCAAGTGCAGAGCCTTCTTCTAATACTAAAG ATGATAGCAGTGAGGTTGAAGGAGTTGATTTGTGA